A window from Moritella yayanosii encodes these proteins:
- the yciH gene encoding stress response translation initiation inhibitor YciH translates to MHFDDNIRLVFSTESGRIKEEKQVETAPKGDGIVRIRRETKGRKGKGATTISGLELPEKELKALAKELKKKSGVGGSVKDFIIEIQGDQRDIAKAFLENKGYTVKLAGG, encoded by the coding sequence ATGCATTTCGATGACAATATCCGCCTGGTTTTCTCCACCGAAAGCGGCCGTATTAAAGAAGAAAAACAAGTTGAAACGGCACCTAAAGGTGATGGCATAGTGCGTATTCGCCGCGAAACCAAAGGTCGTAAAGGTAAAGGCGCGACAACAATTAGCGGTCTCGAATTACCCGAAAAAGAATTAAAAGCACTCGCCAAAGAATTGAAAAAGAAAAGCGGTGTTGGCGGCAGTGTGAAAGATTTCATCATCGAAATCCAAGGTGATCAGCGAGATATAGCCAAAGCATTTTTAGAGAACAAAGGCTATACCGTAAAACTCGCGGGCGGTTAA
- the ribB gene encoding 3,4-dihydroxy-2-butanone-4-phosphate synthase produces the protein MNQSLLSPFGDAITRVETALTALRLGKGVLVVDDEDRENEGDMVYAAESLTNAQMALLIREGSGIVCVCLPDERVKQLALAPMVENNSSQYGTAFTVSIEAAVGVTTGVSAADRVTTIKAAIADGAVPSDLARPGHVYPLRAQPGGVLTRRGHTEGTIDLMKLAGLKPAGVLCEVTNPDGTMARLPEIITFGEKHDLPVLAIEDIVTYRNALLEQVS, from the coding sequence ATGAATCAGTCTTTACTTTCCCCTTTTGGCGATGCGATCACGCGAGTTGAAACCGCACTAACAGCATTACGTTTAGGCAAAGGGGTTTTAGTTGTTGATGATGAAGACCGCGAAAATGAAGGCGATATGGTGTATGCCGCAGAGTCATTAACCAATGCACAAATGGCATTACTGATCCGCGAAGGCAGTGGTATCGTGTGTGTTTGTTTACCTGACGAGCGGGTTAAACAGTTAGCACTGGCACCTATGGTCGAGAACAACTCAAGCCAATACGGCACTGCGTTTACTGTCAGTATTGAAGCCGCTGTGGGGGTTACAACGGGCGTATCAGCCGCAGACCGTGTGACTACCATTAAAGCCGCTATTGCAGATGGCGCTGTACCTAGCGATCTGGCCCGTCCAGGGCATGTTTACCCGCTACGCGCACAACCGGGTGGTGTATTAACCCGTCGCGGCCATACCGAAGGCACTATCGATTTAATGAAACTAGCCGGGCTAAAACCCGCTGGGGTATTGTGTGAAGTAACCAATCCAGACGGTACCATGGCGCGTTTACCTGAGATCATCACTTTTGGTGAAAAGCACGATTTACCGGTATTAGCCATTGAAGATATTGTGACTTATCGTAATGCACTGTTAGAACAAGTAAGTTAA
- a CDS encoding DUF4382 domain-containing protein: MCVKLAKVLLTASLPLFLTACSDSDSNPHPRVDFSVSDAPVEGLSAVVIAFDRLEFIHADGERTFHDIAGYEQINLLEYPDTQSALIISDIALRTGEYKNLIIHIKPDQDLNYVIKTDALGVQEDLKQPSNKLKLGGFTVTDEAVQAFTIEFDLRQSLVLRGNNNNNSGYNLKPHGVTIIDNDGAASLSGSVDESLFAADSCVATGHFVYLYQGKELDADDLVDNVDLLDADFNHMNSPAAGFIAPYASTGLDDVNDFAFGFLPAGDYTLAFSCSAVADDPVQFDGLTIPDPVDQLIEISLSAGEPGSHTFN; this comes from the coding sequence ATGTGTGTGAAATTAGCTAAAGTTCTGTTAACAGCCTCTCTTCCTTTATTCCTCACAGCCTGTAGTGATAGCGATTCTAATCCGCATCCTAGGGTTGATTTTTCGGTTTCTGATGCACCAGTTGAAGGGTTATCAGCTGTGGTTATTGCTTTTGATCGGCTTGAGTTTATTCATGCTGACGGCGAACGTACTTTTCATGATATAGCAGGTTATGAACAAATTAACTTATTAGAGTATCCCGACACTCAATCGGCATTGATCATTAGTGATATAGCATTACGTACTGGTGAATATAAAAACCTCATCATCCATATTAAACCTGATCAAGATCTAAACTATGTGATCAAAACAGATGCTCTTGGCGTACAAGAAGATTTAAAACAACCCAGTAATAAATTAAAATTAGGTGGTTTTACCGTTACTGATGAAGCTGTGCAGGCATTTACTATTGAATTCGATTTACGCCAATCTCTAGTATTACGTGGTAATAATAATAACAATAGTGGTTATAACCTTAAACCACATGGAGTGACGATTATTGATAATGATGGTGCAGCTTCGCTGAGTGGCAGTGTGGATGAGAGTTTATTTGCCGCAGATAGTTGTGTTGCAACAGGCCATTTTGTCTATTTATATCAAGGTAAAGAGTTAGATGCTGATGATCTGGTTGATAACGTTGATCTGTTAGACGCTGATTTTAACCATATGAATTCGCCTGCAGCTGGTTTCATCGCGCCATATGCGTCAACTGGTCTCGATGACGTTAATGATTTCGCATTTGGTTTCCTTCCAGCGGGTGATTATACTTTAGCGTTTAGCTGTAGTGCGGTTGCGGATGATCCGGTACAGTTTGATGGTTTAACGATACCAGATCCTGTTGACCAGCTAATAGAGATTAGTTTATCGGCCGGTGAACCAGGTTCGCATACGTTTAACTGA
- a CDS encoding ABC transporter permease yields the protein MSYWRIHSLRLLKHELKRGELTIILLAIVLAVSAVFALSGFSSRVKQALTAESSIFIAADRVLDTGSVIDPAVLAKATSLELIQAQQIQMSSMVFTDEKMALAALSAVSANYPLRGELLVSPSLDATQAVASNSPKSGEAWLEAKGLRQLDIKLGDSIEVGVKRFKVTGIITQIPDASFSVFSSGLVVFINAQDIQKTELIQPGSRLSYKYLFAGEADNITAFEQWFKPQLTDNQRWYDIKSQNSPLARALTKADKYLSLTSMLGIVLASVAVAVASRRYSQRHQSVVAVFKAMGASKGYVTKLYCLHWSLLSVLSISLGLVVGYLILNMGLYAMRDYLDTSTTGNMAYPFLVAIVTGIICAVAFAITPLRELVNTSPMTLLRGSDNGANTSLFTRLMNPVPSLLAIFTLLYLFSQDAVLSAALLIGGMLVAFVLLVIGRLFMSAGRSAGSKAGKSWHLALANLKRRANENAVQLISFTIAIQLLLIIVVMKNGLIDDWQKQLPDNSANRFLVNISASQVEPVDNFVAALGIESSGLFPVVRGRLTKINDDQVTKRVSKEETKSADNGRRGVGRELNLTWRDALPYENSLVAGSWWQPEDTRALVSIESTLADKLDVAVGDNLTFQLGSEEVVVLVSSIRNVNWQTLQPNFYMIFNQHVLADFPATYISSLYVPDDAKDALQDFLTQYPTITLIDVDAIITQLRSVIGQVSIAIEFILVLVVLAGSLVLVAQVQASMEERERELAILRTLGASGRLLRNSVLFEFVALGALAGLMASIAMELGVYILQSRIFEMPGTFHFEYWLLGIGAGAIFVGLIGLLSCWRLLNMSSVTLIRRTM from the coding sequence ATGAGTTATTGGCGCATTCATTCCCTGCGTTTATTAAAACACGAATTAAAGCGCGGTGAACTGACTATTATCTTGCTGGCAATCGTACTGGCAGTGTCTGCGGTATTTGCCTTGTCTGGTTTTTCTAGCCGGGTTAAGCAAGCATTAACGGCTGAGAGTAGTATTTTTATTGCGGCCGACCGAGTATTGGATACCGGCAGTGTCATTGATCCTGCGGTATTAGCCAAAGCGACCAGTTTAGAATTAATCCAAGCCCAGCAGATCCAAATGTCATCCATGGTGTTTACCGACGAAAAGATGGCGCTCGCGGCCTTGTCTGCCGTTTCGGCCAATTACCCACTACGCGGTGAATTATTGGTGAGTCCGTCGTTAGATGCCACGCAAGCGGTAGCATCTAACTCGCCCAAATCCGGCGAGGCTTGGTTAGAGGCGAAGGGATTAAGGCAGTTAGATATTAAGCTTGGCGATAGCATTGAGGTTGGGGTGAAGCGTTTTAAAGTCACCGGGATTATTACCCAAATACCGGATGCCTCTTTTAGTGTGTTTAGTTCGGGTCTTGTGGTGTTTATTAATGCTCAAGACATACAGAAGACAGAATTAATCCAACCCGGTAGCCGATTAAGTTATAAATACCTGTTCGCCGGAGAAGCCGACAATATCACTGCATTTGAGCAATGGTTTAAACCACAGTTGACTGATAACCAACGTTGGTATGATATCAAATCACAAAACTCACCCTTAGCGAGAGCGTTAACCAAAGCGGATAAATACTTATCATTAACCAGTATGCTCGGTATTGTTTTAGCATCTGTTGCTGTCGCGGTGGCAAGTCGTCGTTATAGTCAGCGCCATCAATCCGTGGTCGCGGTATTTAAAGCGATGGGCGCATCCAAGGGTTATGTGACTAAGCTGTATTGTCTGCATTGGTCGCTGCTCAGTGTACTGAGTATCAGTTTAGGGCTGGTTGTGGGTTATTTGATATTGAATATGGGCTTGTATGCTATGCGCGATTATCTGGATACCTCGACCACCGGAAATATGGCCTATCCTTTCTTAGTCGCGATTGTTACCGGCATCATTTGCGCCGTTGCGTTTGCGATCACGCCATTAAGAGAGTTGGTAAACACTTCGCCTATGACCCTGTTACGTGGCAGTGATAATGGTGCCAATACCAGTTTATTCACGCGGTTAATGAATCCTGTACCGTCGTTATTGGCTATTTTTACTTTATTGTATTTATTTAGTCAAGATGCAGTACTCAGTGCAGCGTTATTAATTGGCGGTATGCTGGTAGCATTCGTGTTGTTAGTGATTGGTCGCTTGTTTATGTCAGCAGGACGTTCTGCAGGTAGTAAGGCGGGTAAGTCATGGCATTTAGCATTAGCTAATTTAAAACGTCGTGCTAATGAAAATGCGGTGCAATTAATCAGTTTTACCATCGCTATTCAGTTGTTATTAATTATCGTGGTCATGAAGAATGGCCTGATTGATGATTGGCAGAAGCAATTGCCCGATAACAGTGCCAACCGATTTTTAGTCAATATTAGCGCTAGCCAAGTCGAGCCAGTGGACAATTTTGTGGCTGCGTTAGGCATAGAATCCAGTGGTCTTTTTCCTGTGGTTCGCGGTCGGTTAACCAAAATTAATGATGACCAAGTGACCAAACGTGTAAGCAAGGAAGAAACCAAGTCTGCTGATAATGGTCGTCGTGGGGTGGGGCGTGAGTTAAACCTGACGTGGCGAGATGCATTACCTTATGAAAACAGTTTAGTTGCAGGCAGCTGGTGGCAACCAGAAGACACCCGCGCGTTAGTGTCTATCGAATCGACATTAGCAGATAAGTTAGATGTCGCGGTCGGGGATAACTTAACCTTCCAGTTGGGCAGTGAAGAAGTAGTCGTGCTGGTGAGCAGTATTCGTAACGTGAACTGGCAAACGCTGCAGCCTAACTTTTACATGATCTTCAACCAACATGTGCTGGCGGACTTCCCTGCGACCTATATTTCCTCGTTATATGTGCCGGACGATGCGAAAGATGCATTACAGGATTTCTTAACGCAATATCCAACCATTACCTTGATTGATGTGGATGCCATTATTACCCAATTAAGAAGCGTGATAGGGCAGGTGTCGATTGCGATTGAGTTTATTTTGGTGCTGGTGGTACTCGCGGGCAGCTTAGTGTTGGTGGCACAGGTACAAGCTAGTATGGAAGAACGTGAGCGTGAACTCGCTATTTTACGTACGCTTGGCGCGAGTGGCCGCTTACTGCGTAATAGTGTGTTGTTTGAATTTGTGGCTTTGGGCGCACTGGCTGGGTTAATGGCAAGTATTGCCATGGAGCTGGGCGTGTATATTTTACAAAGCCGTATCTTTGAGATGCCGGGTACTTTCCACTTTGAGTATTGGCTGTTAGGGATAGGTGCAGGCGCGATCTTTGTCGGCCTGATTGGTTTGCTTAGTTGCTGGCGTTTATTGAATATGTCGAGTGTGACGTTAATTAGACGGACCATGTAG
- a CDS encoding ABC transporter ATP-binding protein, with translation MKLNSDVILKVSALTKSVKTEAKTLDILYPMDLTVVAGDSLAIVGASGSGKSTLLSIIAGLDLPSSGEVFLKNQPLHQFNEEQRSAVRAKHVGFIFQQFLLINSLTALENIMLPAELAGMDNAEQLARELLAKVDLVDRAEHFPSQLSGGEQQRVAIARAFISKPDILFADEPTGNLDTKTGTHIADLLFEINKQQGTTLILVTHDPKLAARCQRQVIMESGQLSEANVTPVIAETVVTEAVFTQSVAAEPSIKNPVVTEPSATKQPLSESL, from the coding sequence ATGAAGCTAAATTCCGACGTTATATTAAAAGTAAGTGCCTTAACTAAATCAGTTAAAACAGAGGCTAAAACCCTCGATATCTTATATCCGATGGATTTAACTGTGGTAGCAGGTGATTCATTAGCGATTGTTGGCGCGTCTGGCTCAGGTAAGTCTACCCTATTGTCTATTATAGCGGGGCTAGATTTACCGTCGAGCGGTGAAGTTTTTCTAAAAAATCAGCCCTTGCACCAATTTAATGAAGAGCAACGCAGTGCGGTTCGCGCGAAACATGTTGGGTTTATTTTTCAGCAGTTCTTATTAATCAATAGTTTAACCGCGTTGGAAAATATCATGTTACCGGCAGAGTTAGCAGGTATGGATAACGCTGAACAATTAGCGCGAGAATTATTAGCCAAAGTCGACTTAGTCGATAGAGCCGAGCATTTCCCGTCACAGCTTTCTGGTGGTGAGCAACAGCGTGTGGCGATTGCGCGTGCGTTTATTTCTAAACCAGATATTTTATTTGCCGATGAGCCAACGGGTAACTTAGACACTAAAACTGGAACTCACATTGCAGATTTGTTGTTTGAAATTAATAAGCAGCAGGGTACCACCTTGATATTAGTGACCCATGATCCGAAATTAGCGGCGCGTTGTCAGCGTCAAGTGATCATGGAAAGTGGCCAGCTAAGTGAAGCCAATGTTACGCCAGTAATTGCCGAGACGGTCGTTACAGAAGCTGTCTTTACACAATCAGTGGCGGCAGAGCCTTCAATTAAAAACCCTGTAGTTACCGAACCTTCAGCCACAAAACAGCCGCTGAGTGAGTCATTATGA
- a CDS encoding arylesterase yields the protein MFKNAFKVLLLMVILLSAAHATANHKILLLGDSLSASYGMTQNEGWVTLLNQQLAKQNAPYNIINASISGETTAGGLSRLPGILAKQSIDALIIELGGNDGLRGFPPKLIKSNLTQMVDLAHAQNIPVYVMSIRIPPNYGPRYSKMFTDVFTQVGSEKDITVLPFFMETIAVDPSLMQNDGIHPNRTAQAKIADIMSKQLAAIYQERN from the coding sequence ATGTTTAAAAATGCCTTTAAAGTATTATTATTGATGGTTATCTTGTTATCTGCAGCACATGCCACAGCTAACCATAAAATTTTGTTATTGGGTGACAGCCTTAGTGCCAGTTATGGTATGACACAAAATGAAGGCTGGGTAACCCTGCTTAATCAACAGTTAGCCAAGCAAAATGCCCCGTATAACATTATCAATGCCAGTATCAGTGGTGAGACTACCGCAGGCGGCCTGTCTCGCTTACCGGGAATTTTGGCTAAGCAATCAATTGATGCACTGATCATCGAACTCGGTGGTAATGACGGTTTACGTGGTTTTCCGCCTAAGTTAATCAAAAGTAACCTGACGCAAATGGTTGATCTCGCACACGCGCAGAATATTCCCGTGTATGTGATGAGTATTCGTATTCCACCTAATTATGGCCCACGCTACAGTAAAATGTTTACCGATGTATTTACCCAAGTTGGCAGTGAAAAAGACATTACCGTGTTGCCGTTTTTCATGGAAACGATCGCCGTAGATCCAAGCCTGATGCAAAATGACGGTATTCACCCCAACCGCACCGCCCAAGCTAAAATTGCCGATATCATGTCAAAGCAGCTAGCGGCTATTTATCAAGAACGAAACTAA